In Equus quagga isolate Etosha38 unplaced genomic scaffold, UCLA_HA_Equagga_1.0 83180_RagTag, whole genome shotgun sequence, the following are encoded in one genomic region:
- the LOC124234506 gene encoding coiled-coil domain-containing protein 180-like codes for MEMEPLILEPGALLLKQLAESDKDINSLFRKVENDDNLEDYTIQTLLELWDQVAKKFLLQKQGIKKLDETLLSLEFSRADKLKSVLKKYVEIIEKTSCLMQPNMYRLINKEAM; via the exons ATG GAAATGGAACCTCTCATCTTGGAGCCAGGAGCGCTTCTTCTTAAACAGCTGGCTGAATCTGACAAAGACATCAACAGCCTCTTCAGAAAGGTGGAAAACGACGACAACCTCGAAGACTACACCATCCAA ACCCTGTTGGAGCTGTGGGATCAGGTGGCCAAGAAGTTCCTCCTCCAGAAGCAGGGGATTAAGAAGCTGGATGAGACCCTGCTCTCACTTGAGTTCTCCCGAGCAGACAAG CTAAAAAGCGTGTTGAAGAAATACGTGGAAATCATAGAGAAAACTTCCTGTCTCATGCAGCCCAATATGTACAGGCTGATAAATAAAGAAGCCATG